The following coding sequences are from one Paenarthrobacter ureafaciens window:
- a CDS encoding TrkH family potassium uptake protein: protein MSQSQSRSTTPANWQPGQPEREGLWIFTRARDFIDNIANTSPARLALVAFSLVILLFTGLLSLPASSASGEPTPLHQAMFTAVSSVCVTGLTVVSTATHWSFFGQLVILIGIFVGGLGTLTLASLLALMVSKRLGVRGKLIAQEAMNNAGRLGEVGTLLRIVIVTSVVIEGALALVLVPRFMLLGEPFWQSVWHGVFYSISAFNNAGFTPHSDGIVPYETDLWILVPLMLGVFLGSLGFPVVMVLQQNGLNWKKWNLHTKLTIQVSFILLAAGTVLWALMEWDNLRTIGHMSLGDKIIHSLFASVMTRSGGFNLVDQNHMESTTMLLTDALMFAGGGSASTAGGIKVTTIAVMFLAIVAEARGDADVKVYGRTIPQGTMRVAISVIVAGATLVSVAAFLLLSISGASLDRVLFETISAFATVGLSTNLSAELPPSGVYVLTALMFAGRVGTVTLAAGLALRQRSQLYHYPEERPIIG, encoded by the coding sequence CAACACCTCCCCGGCCCGCCTGGCGCTGGTGGCCTTCTCCTTGGTCATCCTGCTTTTCACCGGGCTACTGTCACTTCCGGCGTCTTCTGCCTCCGGGGAGCCCACTCCCCTCCACCAAGCCATGTTTACCGCGGTTTCCAGCGTCTGCGTTACCGGGTTGACGGTTGTTTCCACTGCCACCCACTGGTCTTTCTTCGGGCAGCTCGTCATCCTGATCGGCATCTTCGTGGGCGGCCTCGGTACGCTCACGCTGGCGTCGCTGCTGGCCCTCATGGTGAGCAAACGGCTTGGTGTCCGTGGAAAGCTCATCGCGCAGGAAGCCATGAACAACGCCGGCAGGCTCGGCGAAGTGGGTACCCTGCTCCGGATCGTGATCGTGACCTCGGTGGTCATCGAGGGTGCCTTGGCCCTGGTCCTGGTGCCACGGTTCATGCTGCTGGGTGAGCCGTTCTGGCAATCGGTGTGGCACGGTGTCTTCTACTCCATCTCAGCCTTCAACAACGCCGGCTTCACTCCGCACTCGGACGGAATCGTTCCCTACGAGACCGATCTGTGGATCCTCGTACCCCTGATGCTGGGGGTATTCCTGGGCAGCCTCGGCTTTCCCGTGGTCATGGTGCTGCAGCAAAACGGCTTGAACTGGAAGAAATGGAACCTGCACACCAAGCTCACCATCCAGGTGTCCTTCATCCTGCTGGCGGCGGGAACAGTCCTCTGGGCATTGATGGAGTGGGACAACCTGCGGACCATCGGGCACATGAGCCTCGGGGACAAGATCATCCACTCACTCTTCGCCTCGGTGATGACCCGGTCCGGTGGATTCAACCTGGTGGACCAGAACCACATGGAATCCACCACCATGCTGCTCACGGATGCCCTGATGTTCGCCGGCGGCGGTTCGGCGTCCACCGCGGGCGGAATCAAGGTGACCACCATCGCCGTCATGTTCCTGGCAATCGTTGCCGAAGCGCGCGGTGACGCAGACGTCAAGGTCTACGGCCGAACCATCCCCCAAGGCACCATGCGGGTAGCCATCTCCGTCATCGTGGCCGGAGCAACGCTCGTCTCCGTGGCTGCTTTCCTGCTGTTGTCCATCAGCGGAGCTTCCCTGGACCGGGTGCTGTTTGAAACCATTTCCGCCTTTGCCACCGTTGGACTGAGCACCAACCTCAGTGCCGAACTGCCGCCGTCGGGCGTTTACGTCCTGACAGCGTTGATGTTCGCGGGCCGCGTCGGCACCGTTACCCTTGCTGCGGGCCTGGCCCTGCGCCAGCGCAGCCAGCTGTACCACTACCCGGAAGAGAGGCCAATCATTGGCTAG
- a CDS encoding potassium channel family protein, whose translation MASIQGAANRPAHNAPVLVIGLGRFGSATAEQLVKQGREVLAIERDRGLVQKWAPVLTHVVEADATNIDALRQLGAQEFSSAVVGVGTSIESSVLITVNLVDLGIQHLWVKAITPSHGKILSRIGANHVIYPEADAGVRAAHLVSGRMLDFIEFDDDYAIVKMYPPKETVGFTLEESKVRSKYGVTIVGVKTPGEDFTYARPETKVSGHDMLIVSGHVDLLERFAARP comes from the coding sequence TTGGCTAGCATCCAAGGGGCGGCCAATCGCCCCGCCCACAACGCGCCTGTCCTGGTGATCGGACTCGGGCGTTTCGGTTCGGCAACCGCCGAGCAACTGGTGAAACAAGGCCGGGAGGTCCTTGCGATCGAACGTGACCGTGGGCTTGTCCAGAAGTGGGCACCGGTGCTGACCCACGTCGTGGAAGCCGATGCCACCAACATCGACGCCCTCCGTCAGCTCGGTGCGCAGGAATTCAGCTCCGCCGTGGTGGGCGTCGGTACATCGATCGAATCCTCCGTGTTGATCACGGTGAACCTGGTGGACCTCGGAATCCAGCACTTGTGGGTCAAGGCCATCACGCCCTCGCACGGGAAGATCCTCAGCCGCATCGGCGCCAACCACGTCATCTACCCCGAAGCCGATGCCGGCGTCCGTGCAGCGCACCTCGTGTCCGGGCGCATGCTGGACTTCATAGAGTTCGACGACGACTACGCAATCGTCAAGATGTACCCGCCCAAGGAAACCGTGGGCTTCACGCTGGAGGAATCCAAGGTCCGCTCAAAGTACGGCGTGACGATCGTTGGCGTGAAGACTCCGGGCGAGGACTTCACGTATGCCCGGCCGGAAACCAAAGTGTCCGGACACGACATGCTGATCGTATCCGGACACGTGGACTTGTTGGAGCGCTTCGCGGCGCGGCCTTAG